A stretch of Patescibacteria group bacterium DNA encodes these proteins:
- a CDS encoding Fic family protein, which translates to MAKNTKKTTEKYTPIDSFSKRIEQISSVTVSKIAKIDELKGRWITGARLSPQVLGRLKRSVLITSTGASTRIEGSRLSDEDIEKLMRGINIQKFTNRDKQEAQGYYELLENVFNSWKNLKFNENLIKHFHQELLKYADKDEKHRGDYKKSENKVHMIDKAGKSVGILFNTVPAYLTPGQMRDLVEWAQKTLEENKYHPLLVIGNFLVEFLKIHPFSDGNGRLSRVLTNLLLLKAGYLYAPYVSHEKLVEDNKPDYYISLRRSQKTIGTDNENIADWLDFFLDIILKQSQMAVELLSKENIEKILSKKQLIVWQYIEKAKEVSTGDIVNNTKIIRTTVKQTLNVLLRLKKIERIGLGRNAHYKII; encoded by the coding sequence CACCTATAGACAGCTTTTCCAAACGAATTGAACAAATTTCTTCTGTTACTGTTTCTAAAATAGCAAAAATTGATGAATTAAAAGGACGATGGATAACTGGCGCGCGCCTAAGTCCACAGGTTTTGGGACGTTTAAAACGCTCGGTTTTGATCACTTCCACCGGCGCTTCTACTCGTATTGAAGGTTCTCGCCTATCTGATGAAGATATTGAAAAACTAATGCGCGGTATTAACATCCAAAAATTTACCAATCGCGACAAACAAGAGGCGCAAGGATATTATGAACTGCTGGAAAATGTTTTTAATTCGTGGAAAAATTTAAAATTCAATGAGAACTTAATCAAACATTTTCATCAAGAGCTTCTAAAATACGCGGACAAAGACGAAAAACATCGTGGCGATTACAAAAAAAGTGAAAATAAAGTACACATGATAGACAAGGCCGGAAAATCTGTCGGCATTCTTTTTAACACCGTGCCAGCATATCTTACTCCGGGTCAAATGCGCGATTTGGTAGAGTGGGCGCAAAAAACTTTAGAGGAAAATAAATATCATCCATTACTCGTGATCGGCAACTTTTTGGTTGAATTTTTAAAAATTCATCCTTTTAGCGACGGAAATGGACGGCTATCTCGCGTACTAACCAATCTACTTTTACTCAAAGCAGGATATTTGTATGCTCCTTATGTCTCTCATGAAAAATTGGTGGAAGACAATAAGCCAGATTATTATATCTCTTTGCGACGCAGCCAAAAAACTATTGGGACAGATAACGAGAACATCGCTGACTGGCTGGATTTCTTTTTAGATATTATTTTGAAGCAATCTCAAATGGCGGTGGAACTTCTATCAAAAGAAAACATAGAAAAAATTCTGTCCAAAAAACAGCTAATTGTTTGGCAATATATTGAAAAGGCAAAAGAAGTGAGCACGGGTGATATCGTGAATAATACAAAAATCATCAGAACAACAGTAAAACAAACACTGAATGTTTTACTTAGATTGAAAAAGATAGAAAGAATCGGACTGGGCAGAAACGCACACTATAAAATTATCTGA